ACCACCTTACGGCGCAGGTTGAAGATGCCGTCGATGAACCCCGGGGCGCCGGCCACCGGGCTGACGGTGTCGGGGCAGTCGATGATCTCGGAAATGTCCGCAACCGGCAGCAGGAACTCGTAGCCGAGCGACGCAAGCAGGTAGGTCTGGTTTTCGCGGTCCCCGGAGACGGCCATGTCGCTTTCGAGAAAGCTGCCGGCCTCGGCGGGCAGCATGACCTCCGGGGTGGCGTAGAGTTTGTCGTGGTCGATCAGGCAAATGTCGGTGGCGTGCTCCTGCACGACACAGCCGGCAAGAAACACGCGCGAGTGGTCCTCGAAACGCGGCAGGGGCTGGAGGTCCTCGCAGGTGTATTCGGTGATGCCCTCGACAACATCGACCTTGAACCCGATTGAATGCTGGTTCACCCGTGCGATGACGATCCGGCTGGTCTCGGAGGTCTGGCTGCTCGCCTCGCTGTCGAGCAAGCGCGAGAAATCGAGCACCGGCAGCACCGTGCCGCGCAGCTCGATCTCGCCGACACAGGTTTCCGACATCAGACCGGTCTGCTCCAACTCCCGCATCGGAATGATCTCGCTGACGGCGTCGATGCGAAAACCGTAACGGCTGCCACTGGCACCGAAGGTGATACACCGGTGACGCAGGCTGTGCCGCTGGGTCGCCGTCGATTCGGACGACCGGTGTTTCTTCGACAGCGGCACACCCGGCAGCTTCAACAGGCTGAGCGGCTCGAGCACCTGCACCAGCCGTTGACCCCTGTCGAGTGAGATGATGCCCTTGACCGGCGCCGGCTCACCGTCTTCGAGGTCGTGGTAGTCGAAATCCTCGATCTGGTCTCGCGTGATCCGCAAGACTTCCGACGTACAGTCGAACAGCAGGCCCATGCGACTGTTGCCAACACGAATGATCGCGATGCAATCGCGCCGCTCGTCGTCTTCGGTGTCGTTGGGCGGTTGCTTGAGCAGCGCCCGCATGTCGATGACCGGCACCACGGTTTCGCGCAGGGAAAACACACCGACGAAATAGTCGGGTGCCAACGGCACCGCCTTGAGGTCATCGGGCAGGTTGACCACCTCCTGCAACTCGCTCGCGTTGACCGCGAGCTCGGTGCTGCCAAGCATGAACGACCCGTAGATCATGTCTTTCGTGCCACTGTTCATTTCCACCTCGTTCTCCTCCGTGGCACGTCGCACGGGGCCGCTCCCCGCGAGTGCCGGGTGTCGCTCACACCACAAGCTTGGGTATCAGCACCACTTCGTATTCGCCAGTCTCGCCGTTGATGAACAGCTGGGAGGCGTTGCCCTCCGCGTCCTGCAGCCGTTCGATGATGATGTCGTGCTTGGCGAGGTGTTCACGCGCGGCATTCAGGTTGCCCGGGCCGATCTCCTCTGCTTCCGCCGTGCCGTTCTCCTGCAGCATGTTGCCGCCGCCGACGACCACGGCCTTCAAGGAGAAGCGG
Above is a genomic segment from Pseudomonadota bacterium containing:
- a CDS encoding chemotaxis protein CheW — its product is MRRATEENEVEMNSGTKDMIYGSFMLGSTELAVNASELQEVVNLPDDLKAVPLAPDYFVGVFSLRETVVPVIDMRALLKQPPNDTEDDERRDCIAIIRVGNSRMGLLFDCTSEVLRITRDQIEDFDYHDLEDGEPAPVKGIISLDRGQRLVQVLEPLSLLKLPGVPLSKKHRSSESTATQRHSLRHRCITFGASGSRYGFRIDAVSEIIPMRELEQTGLMSETCVGEIELRGTVLPVLDFSRLLDSEASSQTSETSRIVIARVNQHSIGFKVDVVEGITEYTCEDLQPLPRFEDHSRVFLAGCVVQEHATDICLIDHDKLYATPEVMLPAEAGSFLESDMAVSGDRENQTYLLASLGYEFLLPVADISEIIDCPDTVSPVAGAPGFIDGIFNLRRKVVTVVDMRALYALGERQSDLEPKLVIAEHAGGLIGLRVDGVKDIVKVTSDRLHQAPQTLLAGWSQACREDIQQVFMEDNTAHPILPLSSALGRVAPVPDAADAQRAA